In Actinomycetes bacterium, the sequence GCACCTGACCCTCCAGTCGGCACGGCCGGCACCGCCCACACGGGCACGGTACGCCGCATCGGCCGGCACCGACCTGGTCGGCGCATGACCAGGCCCCCAGCACGAGAATGGCGGGTGAGCTCGCTGAGATCCCCTGCGCAGGGCACGCGGGAGCCAGGCCCGCATGCGTTCTGGTCGTGCCCAGACCGACCGTAGAATCATCGCCATGTCGCAGGGGACAGACAAGCCACAGGAGACCGTCGGCGATGCGCTCGCCCGGGCCGTCGAAGCGCGGCGTGGTCCAGCGTCCCCTTGGACCGAGGCGATGCGGGAGCTGGGAGCGCTGGATCGGGCGGTGTACCAGGCGGTGGCCCGCACGCCCACCGTGAACCTGGACGGCCCCGTCCGCCGGCTCTCGGACGTCGCGAACAACTCGGCCCTGTGGCTGGGCATCGCCGCTGCGATCGCTCTGCTCGGCGGCAGGCGCGGACGCTGGGTGGCCCTGGAGGGTATCGTCGCGATCGGCGTGACCTCGGCGGTCGTCAATCTCGGCATCAAACCCCTCCGCCAACGGCCGCGCCCGGATCGCGTCGAACCCGACGTCCAAGCCCGGCAGGTGCGGATGCCCGAATCCACCTCGTTTCCCTCTGGCCACGCCGCCTCGGCCTTCGCGTTCGCCTACACCGTCGGCCGCCACCTTCCCGGACTGGCCGCGCCAATCCGACTGCTGGCGGGCGGAGTCGCCTACTCGCGGGTCCACACCGGCGTGCACTACCCGGCCGACGTGGTGGTCGGCTCCATCGTAGGAGCCGGAACGGCGGCAATGGTCGCCGCGGCGTTCGACCGCCTCCCCCCACCGCGCCAGCCGCAACTGGCGGCGACGCCGGCGCGCATCAGCATTCGGGAGGCGTGATGGCGAGCACGCGAACCACCTACCAGGACGGGCAGGGCACCGACGGCGCCAGGCCGCTGGGCCACAGCTTCGTCTGGGTCAGCCTGCGCGACCCAAGTCCTCAGGAGCTGGCGGCCGTCCAGGCCGAGTTCGGCCTGCCAGGGCCGCTGGTCGACGACCTGGGCACGGCGACCAAACGGCCGGCTCCGGAGGTCGCCGGTGAGCTGCTGGTCGCGGTGGTCAAGACGGCCAGCTGGGCGGCCGCCGAGGAGCTCGTCAGGCTCGGGGAGGTGCAGCTGGTCCTCGGCGAACGCTTCGTGGTCAGCGTCGACCGCGAAGCGGGGGTCCTGGAGCGGGTGCACCAGGACCTCCGGGCCGACCCCGAGCTGGCCGGCGCCGGCCCGGCGGCGGTGCTGGCCGGTGTCGTCGACCACGCCGTGGAGGGCTACGGCCCCGTTCTCGGCGCCATCAACAACGTCGTCGAAGCGGTCGAGGAGGCGCTCTTCACCCCTGGTGGGCCCCGGCTGACCGAGCGCATCTACAACCTGTCGCGGCAGGTGCTCAAGCTCCGGCGGGCCATGGCCCCGCTCACCGAGCTGCTGGACCACCTGGCCAGCGAGTCGCCGTCGCCCACCGGTGAGCGGCTCAGGCGGCGCTTCCGCGAGCAGCGCGCCCACCTGCAGCACCTGGTCGAGGGTGCCGACGGCCTCGGCAACCTGCTCTCCAGCGTGCTGCAGGCCTACCTGACCGAGGTGTCGGTACGCCAGAACGACGACATGCGCCGGATCTCGGCCTGGGTGGCGATCTGGGCGGTCCCGACCCTGCTGGCCGGCATCTACGGGATGAACTTCCGGCACCTGCCCGAGCTGGAGTGGCGCTTCGGCTATCCGCTGGTGCTGGCCACGATGGCGGTGATCTGCCTGGGGCTGTACCGCGGGTTCCGGCGCAGCGGCTGGCTGTAGCCGGCGATGGCGGGAGTCCCGGAAGCACGCGTCCGCGAGCTGGTGGCCGCGCTGCGACCCGCGGCGCCGGGCGTGGCGGTGGCGGTGGTGGCCTTGGTGTTTGGCGGCGGCATCGATCGTCGTCGCGCCGCTTCGGCACCCGCTGGAGATGGTCGCGGGTCTGGTCGGATTCGCGATTACTGTCCCCTTGGCGACCCTGGCGATCTGGGGTGCCGGGCTGGTCCGCAAGCTCGCCGTTGCCGCGGCGGTCCTGGCGGCGGCACCTTCCCTGCCGCTGCTCAGGCGCCAGCCGCTGGTGTTCGTGTTCGTCGTGGTCCTGCTGGGCGTCTGCGCGTGGGGGGTGGGCCACGCACCTGGGTCGGCAGGGCGCCGACCCCTGCCGGTGCCCACGCACGGCACGCCGGTCGGTCCGGCCGCCCGTCCCGTGCCGTTCGCCAACCCGAGGTCGGGGGAACCCCGGGTAGCCCCGAGGATGGACGCGTGTGCTTGCATCAACGATGTTGGCAGACGAGGGGGCTTGCCGAGATGCCGTGCGAGTAGTTGTGGTCGTGTCCACTGGCAGCCGGGAGTACGCCCTTGAGTTCCCGTCACATTCTGGAAAGGGCGGAGCGTTGACGCCTGGCGCCAGCATCGAAGGTGTCAGCGCTGCGTGGGAGCTGACCGGGTGAGGGGAGCTGACGGCGATGTTCGGAACAGCCTGGCGCGTGGGGCGGCCGCCGAGGATGCTCGCTGTGGCCGTGGCGGTCGTGGCCGGTGGCGCGACCGGCAGTACCCACGGCAACCCGAAAGCCTGGTGAGGGTCATGGCGTACCAAGGTGCGATCTTCGACGTCGACGGCGTCCTGGTGGACTCGCCACACGAGCTGGCCTGGCGCGATGCGCTCAGAGGGCTGATGGAGGGCGAGTGGCGCGACATCCGCGACCAGACCAGCTGGACCGCCGAGCGCTTCACCCCGACGGTGTACCAGCAGCTCATGGCCGGCAAGCCACGCCTGGCGGGCGCCCGCGCCGCCCTTGAGTACTTCGGCGTGCCGGACGTGGACCGCCGGGCCGAGCGGTACGCGACCGCCAAGCAGGAGCACATCGCCAAGCTCATCCAGGAAGGCCGGTTCATGGCGTTCCCGGACGCCCTGCGGTTCATCCTGGCCGTCAAGGACATGGGCATCTGGGTCGCGGCGGCTTCGTCGTCCAAGAACGCCCAGCTCTTCCTGGAGCGGATCCGCCTGGACACCTTCGCCGCCGAACAGCGACTGGACTACGACTTCATCCGTCCCGGGATGACGCTGCAGGAGCTGTTCGACGCCGACATCTCCGGCCGGGACTTCCCAAAGGGCAAGCCCGACCCGACGATCTTCCTGACCGCCGCCGAGGAGTTGGGCGTCAGCCCGGGCGATTGCTTCGTCGCCGAGGACGCTTCCAGCGGGATCCAGGCGGCCAAGGCGGCCGGGATGGCCGCGCTCGGCGTAGCCCGGCTAGACGACCGGGACATCCTGCTGGAGGCGGGCGCCGACCTGGTCGTGACCACGCTGGACGACGTCTCCCAGCGGGCCCTGGCCGAGGGCCGCCTGGAGGAGCGGCGGGCCGCCGCCGAGCTCCGACGGCGGCACACGGAGCGGCCGCCGAGCGTCTGGACCCTGGTCTACGACAGCTTCGACCCCGCCCGCCAGGGGCTGCGTGAGGCGCTCTGCGCGGTGGGCAACGGGTACTTCATC encodes:
- a CDS encoding phosphatase PAP2 family protein, giving the protein MRELGALDRAVYQAVARTPTVNLDGPVRRLSDVANNSALWLGIAAAIALLGGRRGRWVALEGIVAIGVTSAVVNLGIKPLRQRPRPDRVEPDVQARQVRMPESTSFPSGHAASAFAFAYTVGRHLPGLAAPIRLLAGGVAYSRVHTGVHYPADVVVGSIVGAGTAAMVAAAFDRLPPPRQPQLAATPARISIREA
- a CDS encoding magnesium and cobalt transport protein CorA; protein product: MASTRTTYQDGQGTDGARPLGHSFVWVSLRDPSPQELAAVQAEFGLPGPLVDDLGTATKRPAPEVAGELLVAVVKTASWAAAEELVRLGEVQLVLGERFVVSVDREAGVLERVHQDLRADPELAGAGPAAVLAGVVDHAVEGYGPVLGAINNVVEAVEEALFTPGGPRLTERIYNLSRQVLKLRRAMAPLTELLDHLASESPSPTGERLRRRFREQRAHLQHLVEGADGLGNLLSSVLQAYLTEVSVRQNDDMRRISAWVAIWAVPTLLAGIYGMNFRHLPELEWRFGYPLVLATMAVICLGLYRGFRRSGWL